A genomic region of Anopheles coustani chromosome 3, idAnoCousDA_361_x.2, whole genome shotgun sequence contains the following coding sequences:
- the LOC131258921 gene encoding fasciclin-2: MAAQIGKGSQAALVLLFVWITLLGTASSQRQKQPSLQILPASSVQRKPVGHSLLLTCRPDVPDTNLISDLRWNDNRNMTILPKPMNSYYPLYDSKGRKLPTKTGPSSPVIYTESIAGGSALALIFNSLQESMAGTYFCAASYSVTEKLNAAVVVETYVAITWKDAPTDQRPLSGTDYIVRCEVTANPPATVDWLRNGDQIKSSGRYVIENRGLLIKNITEADDGQYTCRAAVMATGELRNREIRVEVQIMPQVQPLPLVMDAVEGQSFSVMCNATGKPVPEFQWIKRGTQQDAADLDRFSVNAITGQLDISNVQQQDHDSYACIARNPAGQSDSVTKLNVLIRPKIIEFINITVSENEEAVLVCKAFGRPAPEITYRRYGSVEEYSIGLQVSDDRIILEQTTDEEKGETAGTLRISRLATTDDGLYECIARNRGDVAFKVGHITVEYRPIFDHMKALPPVYTWEERPANLSCFAQAIPNATIEWRWNDRRVQDLNDLNMRIEDHGLRSDLIITPRDRRYFTAYKCVARNKLGSAEHVMELREARIPEMVAQAKPRIVSATSITFDIMAPPVEPGLPLTAFSVQWKENIQPDWNFAHNRTWSPDSPYIVEGLRPQTAYSFRFAARNVVGLGQWGAQVEQSTPRRSEPETPRILHTPIQDEEEGNDPIVTSPYADHFDMRWSIPVDNGEPIDMYRIKYCPGTKVNGYWTEMEEHCIEQDIARMTNYEMRNLQADTYYRIELTAHNAIGFSKAAHVLMKTARGIDVVLRVDSPTLSSAAVVGIVIGSVILLLLIADLLCCAFGNLGFFATLCRKTKRSPSDLDDEAKLGSLYGWRFPLPYCSGSLIKERPPSPLPLPPPIVKLGATTPLEDEKQPLNTQPGAATPVKVNTSVEYDGRVVHSRSGEIIGKNSAV; encoded by the exons GAACTGCATCTTCCCAGCGCCAGAAGCAGCCCAGCCTTCAGATTCTGCCCGCATCGTCCGTGCAGCGCAAACCGGTCGGACATTCGCTGCTGCTGACCTGCCGCCCGGATGTTCCGGACACCAATCTGATCTCGGATCTCAGATGGAACGACAACCGCAATATGACTATCCTGCCGAAGCC GATGAACTCTTACTATCCTCTGTACGATTCGAAAGGTCGTAAGCTTCCAACGAA GACGGGCCCGTCGTCGCCGGTGATCTACACGGAATCGATTGCGGGCGGTTCGGCGCTGGCACTAATCTTCAACTCGCTCCAGGAATCGATGGCCGGCACGTACTTCTGCGCGGCGTCCTACTCCGTCACCGAGAAGCTGAACGCGGCCGTCGTGGTCGAAACGTACG TTGCCATCACCTGGAAGGATGCACCCACCGATCAGCGCCCCCTTTCGGGCACGGACTACATCGTACGCTGCGAGGTAACGGCAAACCCGCCGGCAACTGTCGATTGGCTTCGCAACGGAGACCAG ATTAAATCCAGCGGGCGGTATGTAATCGAAAACCGGGGACTGCTAATCAAGAACATCACCGAAGCGGACGATGGGCAGTATACGTGCCGGGCCGCCGTGATGGCGACGGGTGAACTAAGGAACCGTGAGATAAGAGTCGAGGTACAGATCATGCCCCAAGTGCAGCCGCTGCCGCTCGTGATGGACGCCGTCGAGGGCCAATCGTTCTCGGTGATGTGCAACGCTACCGGCAAACCGGTACCGGAGTTCCAGTGGATTAAGCGAGGCACCCAGCAGGACGCGGCCGACTTAGATAG GTTTTCCGTCAATGCCATCACCGGCCAGCTTGACATCAGCAACGTGCAGCAGCAGGACCACGACAGCTACGCCTGTATCGCTCGCAATCCCGCCGGCCAGTCCGACTCCGTCACAAAGCTGAACGTACTGATCCGCCCGAAAATCATCGAATTCATCAACATCACCGTCTCGGAGAACGAGGAGGCGGTGTTAGTGTGCAAAGCATTCGGACGGCCCGCACCCGAAATCACCTACCGTCGGTACGGTTCCGTTGAGGAGTATTCGATCGGCCTCCAGGTCAGCGACGATCGCATCATCCTGGAGCAGACGACCGACGAAGAGAAGGGCGAAACGGCTGGCACGCTGCGCATTTCCAGGCTGGCCACCACCGACGACGGCCTGTACGAGTGTATCGCGCGCAATCGGGGCGACGTGGCGTTCAAGGTAGGCCACATCACGGTCGAGTACCGACCGATCTTCGACCACATGAAAGCACTGCCGCCCGTGTACACCTGGGAGGAACGACCGGCCAATCTGAGCTGCTTCGCCCAGGCCATCCCGAACGCTACGATCGAGTGGCGCTGGAATGATCGGCGCGTCCAGGACCTGAACGATCTGAACATGCGCATCGAAGATCACGGATTGCGCAGCGATCTGATCATCACACCGCGCGACCGACGCTACTTCACGGCGTACAAATGCGTCGCGCGGAACAAGCTGGGAAGTGCCGAGCACGTGATGGAGCTGCGGGAGGCCCGCATCCCGGAAATGGTAGCGCAGGCAAAACCGCGCATCGTCAGCGCGACCTCGATCACGTTCGACATTATGGCGCCACCGGTCGAACCCGGGCTCCCGCTGACGGCCTTCTCCGTGCAGTGGAAGGAGAATATACAGCCAGATTGGAACTTTGCCCACAATCGCACCTGGTCCCCGGACAGTCCGTACATCGTGGAGGGTTTGCGGCCGCAGACCGCTTACTCGTTCCGGTTCGCGGCACGCAATGTCGTCGGATTGGGCCAGTGGGGAGCTCAGGTGGAGCAGTCGACACCGCGCCGATCCGAACCGGAAACACCCCGGATCCTGCACACACCCATTCAGGACGAGGAGGAAGGTAACGATCCAATCGTGACCTCGCCGTACGCCGATCACTTCGATATGCGATGGAGCATACCGGTCGACAATGGTGAACCGATCGACATGTACCGCATCAAGTACTGCCCG GGCACGAAGGTGAACGGCTACTGGACCGAAATGGAGGAGCACTGCATCGAGCAGGACATCGCGCGCATGACCAACTACGAGATGCGAAACCTGCAGGCGGACACCTACTACCGGATAGAGCTGACGGCGCACAATGCGATCGGTTTCTCGAAAGCGGCCCACGTACTCATGAAGACCGCCCGAG GAATTGACGTGGTTCTACGCGTGGACAGCCCTACCTTGTCGTCGGCGGCCGTGGTCGGAATCGTTATCGGATCCGTGATTCTTCTGCTACTCATCGCTGACCTGCTCTGCTGTGCGTTCGGGAATCTGGGCTTCTTCGCAACACTCTGCCGCAAGACGAAGCGTTCCCCGTCCGATCTGGACGACGAAGCGAAACTCGGAAG TCTATACGGTTGGCGTTTTCCGCTACCCTATTGCAGTGGCAGCCTGATCAAGGAGCGTCCGCCGTCGCCgttgccgctgccgccgccgatCGTGAAGCTGGGCGCCACCACGCCACT GGAAGACGAAAAGCAACCCCTCAACACCCAACCGGGAGCGGCCACCCCCGTCAAAGTGAACACGTCCGTCGAGTACGATGGGCGCGTTGTCCACTCGCGGAGTGGTGAAATTATTGGCAAGAACTCGGCCGTGTAA